CTATCACGCCGCGACCGGTGGTTCCGGCGGTCAGTACTAGAACTGCCCTGGAAAGCTCTGGCAGCGCGTCGATTGTCATCCGGCCATTTTCGGCGACGGTTACCGGTTCGAACGGAAGCCCCAATATCTGCGCACATTTTGGCACGGATACATGGGCATCGGCAGAAGCAATTACTCGTGTTGCTCCATGCTCCCGCGCGCACCAGAGTGCAGCCAGGTTGGCAAGGGTCGAACCACCACACATGTGGCCTGCGGTCATGCCGAAATAAGGTGCAAGCCAGACAATGACCCGAGCCTCGGCTTCCGTTGCGAACGGGCTGAGATCTTGATGGAGAAGGTTTTGATTGTATTCCGCGTTCAAACCAACAAGACGTGCAGCGATTCCCGCCGGGGCTGGATCCATATGGGCAAAGGCGTCCGGTGCACCAAGGTGTGCGGACCGCGTTCGCACTTGCTCGGACAGCACTGAAAACGCTTCGTCATCGCCTAGTCCTTTGGCCGGCAATTGATCGGTCAATTCGGACAAGTCAGCCATTTCTCAATCGCACTCCCAGGCCTGTTTCTGAACGGCAGACTGCCCAACATCGAAACTGTCTTTTTTGGAGTATGGCACATCACCAGACTGATGGCAGGTTCGTCGCTTCTCGTCCGGAATGACTAATTGCACCCTAGCGAAAAGACAGATAGCTTCGATTATGAAAGCTATTTTCAGTACACCGGGGGGAGCCGGTCGCCTACGGAAAAATGGCCCAGACAACGGAGGACCTTCAAATGAAAACGCGGATTACCGAGCTCTTTGGAATTGAGCATCCGATCATACAGGGCGGCATGCATTATGTTGGCTTTGCAGAGCTCGCGGCGGCTGTTTCAAATGCCGGTGGGCTTGGAACGATCACGGGTCTGACCCAAAAAACACCGGAAGCCCTCGCAAACGAGATCGCCAAATGCCGGGATCTCACCGACAAGCCGTTTGCAGTGAACCTCACCTTTTTGCCGACAGTGAACGCACCGGACTATCCGGGTTATGTGAAGGCGATTATTCAAGGCGGAGTCAAGGTGGTAGAAACCGCTGGCCGCAATCCGCAGCAAGTGATGCCCTACCTGAAAGATGCGGGCATTAAGGTAATCCACAAATGCACCTCCGTGCGTCACTCCCTGAAAGCCCAGTCCATCGGCTGCGATGCTGTCTCGGTGGATGGTTTTGAATGCGGCGGCCACCCGGGCGAGGACGACATTCCGAACATGATCCTTTTGCCGCGCGCCGCAGATGAGCTGGAAATCCCCTTTGTGTCCTCCGGCGGCATGGCCGATGCCCGCAGTCTCGTCGCCTCGCTCGCCATGGGCGCGGAAGGCATGAACATGGGCACGCGCTTCATCGCCACTAGGGAAGCGCCGGTGCATCAAAGGGTCAAGGACGCAATTGTGGCCGCGTCCGAACTCGACACACGCCTGGTCATGCGCCCGCTGCGCAATACAGAACGCGTCCTCAACAACGCCGCTGTCGAGCGTTTGCTGGAAAAGGAAAAATCCCTCGGACACGATCTGAAATTCGAGGACATTATCGAGGAAGTCGCGGGCGTCTATCCGAAGATCATGATGGACGGCGAGATGGATGCAGGGGCTTGGTCCTGTGGCATGGTTGCCGGCCTGATCGAAGACATTCCGACCTGTAAGGAATTGATCGACCGGATCATGAGCGAAGCCGATGCCCTGATCCGACAGCGGCTGGAAGGCATGGTGGGCGGCGTTGCCGTTGCAGCTGAATAAGCGTTAGGGGAGAAAACGATGGACTATCAAACGATCCTCTGGAGCCATGAAAACGGCGTTGCCGAGATCACAATGAACCGGCCAGACAACGCCAATGCGCTGAGCGCTCGCATGTCGGATGAACTCTTCGATGCGGCCTGCCGCTGTGAGGCGGAAGGCGCGCGCGCGGTGATCCTCACCGGATCCGGTCGCATGTTCAATGCGGGCGGTGACTTGCAGGAATTTGATGACGCGGAGGACAAGGCAGACCATGTCACCCGCATGGCGACAATTCTCCATGCAGCGCTTTCCAGGTTCTCGCATATGGATGCGCCGGTGATCACGGCCGTGAACGGTTCGGCCGGTGGTGGTGGGTTTTCCATCGCGATTTCCGGCGACATCATTCTGGCGTCCGAAAAGGCCAAATTCGTCTCCGCCTACACGGCCTCCGCGCTGACACCCGACGGGTCGTCGTCCTATTATCTCGCCAAGCACATCGGCCTGCTGCGGGCCAAGGAGCTGATGCTGACCAACCGGGTGCTGACCGCGAAAGAAGCCTGCGAGTGGGGACTGGTCACCCGTGTGGTCTCACCGGATGATTTGATGGCGGAGGCGCGCAAACTTGCGGCCCAATTTGCCAACGGACCGACCAAGGCCTATGGCGGTGTGAAGCGCCTTTTGCAAACCGCGTATTCGGAAGGGCTAGAGACTCAGCTCGACAAGGAAAGCCGGTCGATTGCCGCCATGATGAAAACCCATGACGGCGCGCACGGGATCGCCTCATTCCTTGCCAAAAAAACACCGGAGTACAAGGGCAAATGAGCCGCGCGCCGATTGAAGACGACTGCGGCATCGGTCAGGCGCTGAACATCGTTGGCGAATGGCGCACGCTTCTTGTTCTGCGCAATCTCTTCAACGGCATGCGCACCTTTGATGCCATGCAGTCCCATCTCGGGATTTCGTCGAGCGTGCTGGCAGCCCGCCTCAAAACCTTGAGCGAGGCGGGCATCGTCGAAAAGCGCCCCTTGCCGGAGGATGGCCGGTCCCACGAATACCGGCTGACGGACAAGGGACTGGATCTTTATCCGGTTCTCGTCGCCTTGCTGCATTGGGGCGAGAAATGGACCCCCAACGGCCGCGGGCCGCGCATGACCCTGACCGAACGGGCAACCGGCTTGCCGGTCCGCGACATGGCGGTGACGGCCCAGGACGGACGGCCGCTCGGGCCGCGGGAGGTGACGCCCGTACCGGGGCCCGGCGCGAGCGACTATACGCGCGCCCTGACTGCCCGCTGGGCAAACAAGAGGGAGGAGACTGTATGACTTCGGACTGGGAAGCAAAAAAGCAGATTTCCGCGGTTCTCGACTTTCCTGGATCAGCGTGGCGCAAATCATGAAAATATTGGTGTTCCTTGGCTCTGTGCGGCAGAGCACGCCGCCCCGGCCTGCGCGGCTCGGCGAGCGGGTGGCAAGGGCCTGCGCCGCACATTTGGGCCGGGCTAGTGCCGAAGTCGAGATCATCGATCCATTCAACCTCGAGCCTCAACCGGTGTTCAAGCCACATTTCGCTTATGCGCCGGGGCGGGCGCCGGAGGCGCTTGAAGTTCTCTCGGACAAGATCAAGGATGCGGACGGCTATGTGATGGTCTCGCCGGAATACAATCACTCCATGAGCCCGGCGCTTGCGGATCTACTCAATCATTTCGGCAGTTCCAGTTTTTCCTTCAAGCCGAGCGCGATTACGACATATTCCGCGGGTCAATGGGGCGGCGCGCGAGCAGCCGTAAACATGCGCACCTACTTGAGCGAGCTGGGCTGTCTACCGGTTTCCGCGATGATCCATGTGCCGAAAGCGCAGGATGTGTTTGATGAAGCGGGGCGCTATCTTGAAGGTGTCGATGCGAACAAATGGGACGGCTACATTGGCCGCACCCTGCGCCAGCTAACCTGGTGGGCGGAGGCCGCGAAACGCCAACGCCAGCAGGCGGTGGCAACAGAGGCGTTTGACAGGGATCCGTCGCAGCGCAACGCGCCCTGATTTTCAGGTGGAACCGGCTGGGCTTGGCGGGTCACGCGCCTATATGCCGGTCAGGAAGGGCTTCTAACGCCATTACTCAAGTGAATTGTCAGGAGATCGGCATGCTGCCCGCACTTCCCTATCAGGACTGGTCGGAAACGAAAGACACGTTGCACCTGTTCCTGCAGATGATTGGCAAGATTCGCCTGAAGGCCCACCCAAAACTGAATCACTGGTGGCATGTGACGCTCTATCCCCATGTGCGAGGCCTGACGACCGGGCGCATTCCATATGGCACCAGCGGCTTTGAAATTCTCTACGACATGCTTGATCACACAGTGACCATCAGCCGGAACGATGGCGAACGCGCATCGTTTTCAACTCCCGGCCTCACGGTTGCCGAGTTCTATCAAGCGCTGTTCTCTCGGCTTGAGCAGCTGGGCATCTCAGTGAAGATCGTTGCGGTTCCGTATGACAACAAATCTAAGATGCCCTTTCCGGATGACACCGCACCGCGCCCCTATGACAAGCAAGCCGTTTCTGATTTTTGGCGGGCGCTCTGCTCGATCTCCAGCGTCTTTGAAACCTACCGCTCGGGATTTGTCGGCAAGCAGACTCCGGTCCAGCTCTACTGGCATTCCTTTGATCTAGTCGTGACCCGGTATTCCGGACGCGCGCATCCGCTGGAAAGTGGCACGCAATCCGATCGCGAAGCCTACTCCCACGAGGTAATTTCAATTGGGTTCTGGCCCGGTGATGATAGCTTCCCGGAAGGCGCGTTCTACGGATATGCCTATCCGGAACCGGAGGGTATGAGCCAGGTTCTCCTGCAGCCAGCTGACGCCTTCTGGGCTGAAAAGAACGGTGGTGCCCTGGCGATCCTGAAATACGAAGATGCCCGTACGGCCGCCGACCCGGCTGCGGCAATCCTCTCATTCCTCAACAGTGTTTATGACGGTGCGGCGGTCAAGGCCGATTGGCCGGTTGAGGATCTTGCCCATCAACACAGCTGATATCCAGCTCCAAAACCGCACTAAGGCTACTATAGGTCACTTGTGATCTGACAAACACAGTTCATGATCACCGAAGGCTTTCAAAATGTTGCAATCGGCGGCTGGGTGCTCGCCGGTGCAACTTGCGCTGATCCGAGCCAGTTCCTTCTCCAGTTTTTTCAAATGCGCAATGCGCGCTCGGATTGCTTGAAGCTGTTCCGCAGCAATCCGGTTTGCATTGCTGCAAGGCTGGTCCGGATGAAGGCTGAGATCAATCAGTTCCCGGATCGCCTCCATCGGCAAACCAAGATCTCGGCAGTGTTTCAGGAACCGGAGCCTGTCGAGATCCCCCGACTGATAACGCCGTTGATTGCCCTCCGTGCGGATCGGGGCTTCGATGAGCCCTTCTTTTTCGTAGTAGCGGATCGTCGGGACTTTCACGCCTGTCGCCTTTGACAATTCTCCAATTGAAAAATCCATAAAACCCTCTTGAACCTCTAGTCGCTATAGGGATTACACAGGGCCAAGAGATAAAAATCAAGGAGATCAGTTCTATGGCCGGATGTTGCGGATCGAACGCAAAATTCGATGGGGTGTCCCAGGATTACAAACGGCGGCTGTGGCTGGTGATTGCACTGAATGCCACCATGTTTGTCGTGGAGATGGCAGCCGGACACGCGGCGCGGTCTCAGGCGCTACAGGCCGATGCGCTCGACTTTTTCGGCGATGCGATCACCTACGGAATTTCGCTGGCCGTTATCGGAGCGTCCTTGAGAACCCGGGCAATCGCAGCGTTGTTCAAAGGAGGAAGCCTGTTGCTGATGGGTCTCTGGGTTGGCGGATCGACCGCTTACCAGTTTCTTGTCCTTGGAACTCCAAAAGCTGAAATCATGGGGGCCATTGGGTTCCTGGCCCTAGCTGTAAACCTGATCAGCGTCCTGGTCCTGGTTCGTTACAAGGATGGCGATGCCAATGTCCGCTCAGTCTGGCTCTGTTCCCGCAACGACGCGATCGGCAATGTCGCAGTCATGCTGGCAGCACTTGGGGTCTGGGGAACAGCGACAGGCTGGCCGGATCTTATCGTCGCTGGTCTGATGGCGAGCCTCTTCATCAACTCCGCAGTGCAGATCCTCAAACAGGCGATCGCAGAGTACAAGCAGACGGACATTGAAACCGGCTCGGACCACGAACATGGCAACACACCCGACGGTGTTGTCCGCTAGCCATAAAAAAACCCGCTGCCATGGCAGCGGGTGCTTTGGAGCATTGAGTGCTGTCGTTTATTCCGCTGGTTCCTCGGTCTCAACTTCCGGAACAGTCATTTCCTGAAGGACTTGATCGCTGAGGTCATTGGTAGCGATGGCGATATCGGTGTCGATCTCAGGCGCCACAATCGTTTCGGCAACAGTCATATCTTTCGCTTTTGCAGTTTTGCCCCAAGAGCAAGCATGGGCCGGGGCAAGTGCGAAAGTGCTGACCGCAAGGGCCGCGATACCAGTAGTTAATAGACGCATAGTCTGTTCCCTCTGTTTGCTCGTGCAATCCCTTTATGTAACCTAGCGTAACTCAGATCGAAGTGATGACCAAGAAAAACCTTCCACCTGTTTATGCCAGAGTTAAGATCCGAACTATTTGCGGCGGAGATTGTAAACTTTTGTCTCGTTTGGCTCAGACAAGTCATTCAGGATGTTCACGACACGGACATCGAGCAA
This window of the Roseibium alexandrii DFL-11 genome carries:
- a CDS encoding NAD(P)H-dependent flavin oxidoreductase yields the protein MKTRITELFGIEHPIIQGGMHYVGFAELAAAVSNAGGLGTITGLTQKTPEALANEIAKCRDLTDKPFAVNLTFLPTVNAPDYPGYVKAIIQGGVKVVETAGRNPQQVMPYLKDAGIKVIHKCTSVRHSLKAQSIGCDAVSVDGFECGGHPGEDDIPNMILLPRAADELEIPFVSSGGMADARSLVASLAMGAEGMNMGTRFIATREAPVHQRVKDAIVAASELDTRLVMRPLRNTERVLNNAAVERLLEKEKSLGHDLKFEDIIEEVAGVYPKIMMDGEMDAGAWSCGMVAGLIEDIPTCKELIDRIMSEADALIRQRLEGMVGGVAVAAE
- a CDS encoding enoyl-CoA hydratase/isomerase family protein; protein product: MDYQTILWSHENGVAEITMNRPDNANALSARMSDELFDAACRCEAEGARAVILTGSGRMFNAGGDLQEFDDAEDKADHVTRMATILHAALSRFSHMDAPVITAVNGSAGGGGFSIAISGDIILASEKAKFVSAYTASALTPDGSSSYYLAKHIGLLRAKELMLTNRVLTAKEACEWGLVTRVVSPDDLMAEARKLAAQFANGPTKAYGGVKRLLQTAYSEGLETQLDKESRSIAAMMKTHDGAHGIASFLAKKTPEYKGK
- a CDS encoding winged helix-turn-helix transcriptional regulator produces the protein MSRAPIEDDCGIGQALNIVGEWRTLLVLRNLFNGMRTFDAMQSHLGISSSVLAARLKTLSEAGIVEKRPLPEDGRSHEYRLTDKGLDLYPVLVALLHWGEKWTPNGRGPRMTLTERATGLPVRDMAVTAQDGRPLGPREVTPVPGPGASDYTRALTARWANKREETV
- a CDS encoding NADPH-dependent FMN reductase, translating into MKILVFLGSVRQSTPPRPARLGERVARACAAHLGRASAEVEIIDPFNLEPQPVFKPHFAYAPGRAPEALEVLSDKIKDADGYVMVSPEYNHSMSPALADLLNHFGSSSFSFKPSAITTYSAGQWGGARAAVNMRTYLSELGCLPVSAMIHVPKAQDVFDEAGRYLEGVDANKWDGYIGRTLRQLTWWAEAAKRQRQQAVATEAFDRDPSQRNAP
- a CDS encoding DUF5996 family protein, which gives rise to MLPALPYQDWSETKDTLHLFLQMIGKIRLKAHPKLNHWWHVTLYPHVRGLTTGRIPYGTSGFEILYDMLDHTVTISRNDGERASFSTPGLTVAEFYQALFSRLEQLGISVKIVAVPYDNKSKMPFPDDTAPRPYDKQAVSDFWRALCSISSVFETYRSGFVGKQTPVQLYWHSFDLVVTRYSGRAHPLESGTQSDREAYSHEVISIGFWPGDDSFPEGAFYGYAYPEPEGMSQVLLQPADAFWAEKNGGALAILKYEDARTAADPAAAILSFLNSVYDGAAVKADWPVEDLAHQHS
- a CDS encoding MerR family transcriptional regulator; translated protein: MDFSIGELSKATGVKVPTIRYYEKEGLIEAPIRTEGNQRRYQSGDLDRLRFLKHCRDLGLPMEAIRELIDLSLHPDQPCSNANRIAAEQLQAIRARIAHLKKLEKELARISASCTGEHPAADCNILKAFGDHELCLSDHK
- a CDS encoding cation transporter, giving the protein MAGCCGSNAKFDGVSQDYKRRLWLVIALNATMFVVEMAAGHAARSQALQADALDFFGDAITYGISLAVIGASLRTRAIAALFKGGSLLLMGLWVGGSTAYQFLVLGTPKAEIMGAIGFLALAVNLISVLVLVRYKDGDANVRSVWLCSRNDAIGNVAVMLAALGVWGTATGWPDLIVAGLMASLFINSAVQILKQAIAEYKQTDIETGSDHEHGNTPDGVVR